In Erinaceus europaeus chromosome 10, mEriEur2.1, whole genome shotgun sequence, one DNA window encodes the following:
- the LOC132540743 gene encoding interferon omega-1-like encodes MALLLCLLMTLVVLICCPSGSLGCELPQSHVLDSMQNMRLLGQMRRLSPLSCLKDRRDFRFPWQQVDGSQLQKVRVMSVQHEMVQQAFHLLLSERASAAWDKTLLDHVRTGLHQQLEHLDSCLVQLGTQEDSAQSYGSASLQMKRYFQRIRLYLKEKKDSACAWEVVRVEIMRSLTLSTTLLARVKEEELGSP; translated from the coding sequence ATGGCCCTCCTGCTGTGTCTCCTGATGACCCTGGTGGTGCTCATCTGTTGCCCCAGTGGCTCTCTGGGCTGTGAGCTACCCCAGAGCCATGTCCTGGACAGCATGCAAAACATGAGGCTTCTGGGCCAAATGAGGAGACTCTCCCCTCTTTCCTGCCTGAAGGACAGGAGAGACTTCAGATTCCCCTGGCAGCAGGTGGATGGCAGCCAGTTGCAGAAGGTCCGGGTCATGTCTGTGCAACATGAGATGGTGCAGCAGGCCTTCCACCTCCTCCTGTCAGAGCGCGCCTCTGCTGCCTGGGACAAGACCCTCCTGGACCACGTGCGCACAGGGCTGCACCAGCAGCTGGAACACCTGGACTCCTGCTTGGTACAGCTGGGGACACAGGAGGACTCTGCCCAGAGCTATGGGAGCGCTTCCCTGCAGATGAAGAGGTACTTCCAGAGAATTCGTCTCTacctgaaagagaagaaggaCAGTGCGTGTGCCTGGGAGGTCGTCAGAGTGGAAATCATGAGATCCCTCACTCTGTCCACAACCTTGCTAGCAAGAGTCAAGGAAGAAGAGTTGGGGTCGCCATGA